In Nitratiruptor sp. YY09-18, a single window of DNA contains:
- a CDS encoding FAD-binding oxidoreductase, which produces MIYDFIVIGGGSAGVHTAHFLQQGGAKVALVERSAIGAGGSGAAGAFISPRVGKGSYLQYITNAAFLYAISFYKHSPYFYQSGLLRLPKEGQDFRGLGKYLDIDFEEKLGGFFFPQAGILKAKEHLAFLANSLEVVIDDAKIERNSDYFKIGKLKTKKIILATGADDDLIDEPYIKIGKLGGVRFDVKTALVLPYCIHKRVSMSVNIDGIVSIGATHNREGRAPQPPSMLFEEARKMVGEFGFEIEQMYCGVRSSVSDHLPILGELIDSGKSPRITNFKKLNCDDLPRKGIYIINGFGGRGFVFGPYMANMLADHLLKKKEIPPMLHIDRYYMRYLKKGRV; this is translated from the coding sequence GTGATATATGATTTTATAGTTATCGGAGGTGGGAGTGCAGGAGTACATACCGCCCACTTCCTACAACAAGGTGGAGCAAAAGTAGCTCTAGTTGAGCGATCAGCCATTGGTGCTGGGGGAAGTGGCGCTGCTGGAGCTTTTATTTCACCGCGTGTGGGCAAAGGAAGTTATTTACAATATATAACTAATGCAGCTTTTTTATACGCTATCTCTTTTTATAAACATTCTCCATACTTTTACCAATCAGGACTACTACGCTTGCCAAAAGAGGGACAAGATTTTCGCGGTCTTGGCAAATATCTTGATATAGATTTTGAAGAAAAGCTAGGAGGGTTTTTCTTCCCACAAGCTGGTATCCTCAAAGCAAAAGAGCATCTGGCATTTTTGGCAAATAGCCTTGAAGTTGTAATAGATGATGCAAAAATAGAGAGAAACAGTGACTATTTCAAAATTGGCAAGCTCAAAACAAAGAAGATCATCCTAGCAACCGGCGCAGATGATGATCTTATAGATGAGCCTTATATAAAAATAGGTAAGCTTGGTGGAGTACGTTTTGATGTAAAAACAGCTCTTGTTTTGCCATACTGTATCCACAAAAGAGTCTCTATGTCAGTCAATATTGATGGTATTGTAAGTATCGGTGCTACCCACAATCGTGAGGGGAGAGCCCCACAGCCACCATCGATGCTCTTTGAAGAAGCACGCAAAATGGTGGGAGAGTTTGGATTTGAAATAGAGCAGATGTATTGCGGTGTACGTAGTAGTGTGAGCGATCATTTGCCAATTCTTGGCGAACTCATTGATAGCGGTAAATCGCCGCGTATTACAAATTTTAAGAAATTAAATTGTGACGATTTGCCACGCAAAGGCATCTACATTATCAACGGTTTTGGGGGAAGAGGATTTGTCTTTGGTCCATATATGGCCAATATGTTAGCAGACCATCTATTAAAGAAAAAAGAGATTCCTCCAATGCTTCATATTGATCGCTATTATATGCGCTATTTAAAAAAGGGGAGAGTATGA